gacggaacaaaactcgtaggtatattcgtgggagacggatttatctattactgtagacttttctgtgtgatacagatttgtttattaaagtcttggactttgggtcgtagcaactcttagttgtgggtgagatcagctaagggaatcaagtacgtagcatcctgctgggatcaaagacgtaggagcataactgtaccttggatcagtgtgagaatgattggggttcaactacagtccataccgaagttaatttggagtaggctagtgtctgtagcggcttaatacagtgtgtgttcaatctggactaggtcccggggtttttctgcatttgcggtttcctcgttaacaaaattctggtgtctgtgttatttcttttccgcattatatttttttatataattgaaatatcacaggttgtgcgttgttcaatcaattaggatatccgaccttttggttgttgatttaaattgattgacacttggatattggcctttggtaccatccaagttatctctctagtatttgataaagactcgcatatttctatttgcttgagtatatatcaaatcgagagattgagatataaactctttgatatactttttatctagattgagtctgactgtctagttgattctctagaaagtatattggagtttctccatacagattgttaagcgaaatattgggtgtggttgttgtacccccactttttcaggaaTGATTTTAAAAGAAGATTTTATGAATAATTTTTTTCATGTTATTTTCTATCCACATATATAAGGGATTATCGATGTTTGAATCTCTTACGAATATGTAATTTATGATTGAGCATAATAACGATATGATATATTATCAAAATTCGAAATGAAAATCACAGGGAATCCGAGATATTTTCTTGCATCCAAAAGAAGAATAACATCTATGAAACATGAGTATCTTCACATCTGAAAATCATGTCGTGAATTATCGATTTTCATATAATTCACTTGATAGTTTGTTACAGATCATCATAGTTCTAACTTCCACAACAATAAACCTGATTATTGTGTCCTAATAGAATCTTCTAGTCTGgggtataaaataataattacccCAAATCAAGAAAGATTTTTCAGGGTACAAACTCTCACGGTTGATTGTCTCTCTATGTAGTACAAATATATGACGAGTTCAACATCAAAAAGAGTATTACCTCCACGACCTGGAGTAACTTCCCTAGGTCGGACACCAACATCTGAGGTGGCACCCCCAACAAGCAAAATACTTGACGCACAGACGCCAATTACCAAACCTCAGATACAGAAAACACCTCCAGGTCGAGATAGTACATCAGCTGACCGTCGACCTGAGCCAACTAGCTCACGAGGTGAAATCCCAGTCACGCCATCCACTATGTTGGGCCCAAAAGGTCAGCCATTAGCAGTTTTGGTGGGAAAAACAGTGACACTTGTATCAAGAAGAAACCTCTCAAGGGCTCCCCCTCTGAGCACCTATCTGGTGGTGCAGATCCCACATGAAATGTTTCAGGATTTAATGAAATCAATCTTAACTTTAAATGATAGGGTCAATCAGATGACTCCACCAGCACCTGAGATGCCAGAATAGAGGCAAGCACCTATTCCATTATCTTCAACAACTAACATAACTCATCCGCCAAGGACAATCACGGAGAATCAAGAACAACTACGAAAACAGTTTAGTAACCAAAGCTCGCTCACAAATCAGTATCTATCAACAAGCAGACAGGAAACTCTAAATCAGATCTGTTGGCTCCCTACAAACATTATCCAGGAATCACTTGATTCTAAACTAGAATGGATGTTTAAAGAGCATGAGGACCGATTCAAGCTTTTCATCAATAAACCAAGATCAGAACCAACTTATACTTTTAAAGATGGTCTATTATAAAGAGAGAACAGAGAGTGTCGACTCCCTGAAAAGTTGCATTTACCTcatttcaaaggattcaaagGGTATACCAACCCAAATAAGCACATCTTTCACTAAGAACAACAGGTGGCTATCCATCTTGAGAACACATATATCATGGCACACTTCTTTCCAAGCAGCTTTGAAGACGATGCAGTAGCATGGTTCAAATGCTTTCCATCAAATTCAGTTCATAGCTTTAACGACATTAAAACTCTCTTCATACATAGTTACTCCTGTAATATAAAACAAGCAGATGTTTTAGAAAATGTATTCAGAATTGCGCAACAACTAAATGAAAGTTTCACAGACTTCTTAAGGAGGTTtaaagcagcagcaacacctgtagataaatctcaagaaaaattTATATGTCCATTTTCCAGGATCGCTCTACAAAAGGGTAAAATCATAGACTCATTTTCTGGAAAAGTGCTAGAATCTCTCGAGGAGGTTTATCATAAAGCTGAAAAATGGGTCATGAGAAAACAGGACCAAGAACTGTCACCTGAAGCAGCAAAACACAAAGTGTATTTAGCTGTCCAACATTCAGGTGATAAAAGGACATATTCTCCGAGATCGCCAGATCAATCCTTTAAAGAAAAGATTTATAGAGCCGAGTCAGCAGCACAATggctagaggaaagaaaacaCTTTGCAAAGCTGAACGCACTTCCAGAGGTCATACTGAAACATATGAATAACAAGCCGCATTTCTCATCTCCAACAAAGATGAGAAATGAAGGAAACAACAAATCTTTATGTGCTTACCATGAAACAACTGTCCACCATACAAACGATTGTAAAAATATGCTAAGATTCATTCATGATATGGTGAAAAAAGGACATCTGACTGAGTTCGTTGTGCAAAAACAAGTAACTCAGAACAACAAATCTCTACCCAGACAAGTCAAGGGGATGGTGAACATGATCTATTTTGTGCCTCGATCTGGACCCGATGCTCACATTGACCTAACAGATATAAAGAGGAAACTGTGTGAGTTTAACGTCACCTGCATGCATGCCAGCTGCGAAGGATTGTTACTCCCATCTGATGACATAAGGTTCACTGCCAAAGATTTAGCAGGTGTAACTTTTCCACATTCAGACGCCTTGGTAGTTGAACTTGTCATTGGCGGATGGGATTGCAGAAAAATCCTCATAGATCAAGGGTCAACTTGTGACATTATATTCCTCCAAGAAGCAGAGAAGATGGAGCTCACTAAAGAAGGATCACTGAGAGCTAACGACTCAGCTATTATGGGCTTTAACGACTCAAGGACTTACCCGATGGGTGAGATCACTCTGACTGTGGAAGCCGGACCTATCAAGATAAATGTTGCTTTCGTGGTATTGAATACCAAATCACTTTACAATTAATCTTGGGAAGAGACTGGCTCCATGAAATGCAAGCTGTACCGTCCAAATACCATCAAAAATTAAAGTTGATGACCAGCTCAGGGGAATATGTGATCAAGGGTAATCAAGTTGTTTCCAAAGAACTATCTGTTTTATCATTAGCACAACAAGAAGATCCCAACGAAGGTCGAAGGAGATAGCAATTAAAGCTGTTAGGGAGGAGAGCCAGGATAAAAAGAAAACTTGTTGAACTGCACTCCTTAGCAGCCATCCCGAAAAAGCTCCTCATAACAGAACCTAAAGAAAAGTAAATACCTGAAAATCCAGGTTGAGAATTCAAAGAAGAGGTAGTAGAACTCCTTGAAGAAATCGTCATGGGTATAGATGATGAATCCAAGATTAACTTTGTGGGAATAGATCTTTCACCTGAAGAAAAGTTGAGCATGATCAAACTACTAAAGCATAACATCGACATCTTTTCCTGGAAGATGTTAGATGAGCCAGGTATCGATCCATCCATTGCTTTCCATTCATTGTGTATTGACCAAATGTTAAACCTGTGaagcagaaaataaaagattacagacAAGCTATACGATGTTATCAACGCAAACGTTAAAAGAATGCTACTTGCCAATAAAATCAGAGAGTGTCAAAACCCACCTGGATATTAAACATAGTTGTTGTCATGAAAATGAATGGAAAGGTCAGAGTATGTGTAGACTTTTCCAATCTTaactgtaggatccaaatatcccacaacggtaagagtttgcgaaattatagatagagcctgcgaagttatagagagagcttgcgagaaggtagcgaagcttgcgagaatgtagtttgggcgcgagataatatgagctgtactccactacatatgagctgtcatccactatgtaaacatctatataaagggaaagtcagagagagagagaagaggttttttttagaattggtattattattatttccttgttcttcctctaccaacttagagttccaaatactcattaatggagtcttcatgtaatcaagatgtaattacaaacaatcataatgAAGATCcctaatcccgtggatgtagatcaaattgatcgaaccacgtaaatcttgtgtcttattttctattttcattatccttatctttattttcatatgaaataagtttagatctagaaatcatagtcatgataatacaaggggtgtgttgtaggatttcctgcaattatataatggcgctagaaacagggaacgagtaaaggatttatccttcctgtaacttgttgattcaagaaattttcatgaagattagctactgttcatatttttttagatctacaaaatttaggttcaaaaatggaaattttatggaagaaatcacactttcagggagtaaacatcatcaacaattcaaagacatgaaaagagtgagagaaaaaattagttgttgtggtgaaacttaaagagaaaatggaagtttcagtggaagattttcatgttcaggagaagaaggcaaatgtgaaagaagttaaggaaggacgaagaaaagataagaggcaaaTGCTGCAATTtttatcacaaacagaaattcggaCAGATGGTTTGAGtaggagcgagtaagcgataggtcacgggttcgaatttcgtagagacacatatttttcattttcttctcatttgcatgggagaataaaagaataagagaaaaacattgtgcgtttattttgcaaagagattcttgaacagttggtcaagagaacaatatgtacgttcgtggtcgcaagttcgaacttccctgcgagcatagttttcttctttttacagatagcgaaacaatgaataatttcgcaatattatttcattagttcgcaaacaagaggtagcacagttggtcaagcttcgctagagtgagttgtaagactcaagttcgaatccctcatcgagcttaatttttcgcacatttttgaaatcctaaaggcgaagaaatggaataaagtacagcattgtgtgtttctttcacaagcaacaagtagcgcagtTGGTTAGAGAAGGAGTACGCAAACTAGAGGACAttggttcgattctccctgcgaccaaataatttttgcttcgcaaatattcatttcgcagagttgatatttgattacttcgtaTACTCTTTGATTATTTCACAAGAGAAGGTTAGCATAGTTGGTcaagaggcatgaatgcaagcagcaggtcgcgggatcaattcttgcttctcgcatgtttatttttattatgcgaaatttatacagaattgcctcttacacagttggaatttgattactttgcaagaactttgattatttcgcaaaagaggcttagcacagttggtatggtgcgagaaaatccaagaagcagatcaagggttcaagtctcacttctcacacttctttttgttgcgcgaaattcatacatttcaaggcatttattcacttctttgacaacaacagcgactcacatgaaagataagtaccacttccttgaacattttactttatactaagaacgaataaaaagatttttgatttgatttacaaaaaagcgattcaatcgcacgatttaaagattataaagattactaagatttccagattacaaagacttcaaaattacaaagattgcgagatttcaaaattacagaaaactgagaaaatataATTTagatgtttctctagaatatttcttttacagagaataaaaagatttttgatatgATTTACAAAATccgaaacaatcgcagaattacaaagatttcacaattacaaagatttcacaattataatgtattagaacttctcttgaatatttactttgcgtaaaatgatatgatattatgagaatgaaagaatgagtgaaagaataaaataacaaagaaacgcgaaaatttcgcaagagacaatctaagatccataaaaatctaagattagaacggggcgaacctttatggcgtacaccctagttcgcgaataaaatttcgcaagaggcaaatgtaagacctaaagtacgtcatagaagggggtacctgtagcatgactcagggaaaaggttacacctcccttggaacctgagtcatggagatttggggtcaataaagcccatccgggagaggcaccttggattctcagcctaagcatatgacttaggttgggagactaaggtaataaggactctcccaaggagtgcagaatctgatcaaggcgccgaggtacacggttgagtcaagagtgaaaggggcgtttgaagcgtccttgccattcttgaaaagtcttggcttatactgcactcgacccggaaaaaaccccacttagggtgcagtctcgtaatcataatccctataggtaaaagggataagaggctgcgaaaacaactggttgttgttaagaccggatgggaggatctaaccttgtatggtagaagtacgcctccttgaagggtcaaccagggggagataagggcggcaccctccattagggagctgataagtgtcttaagacgcaaatgtcatgaggatttttactcgcaagggtattaaggcttgtcatatttgtgcaacaatcctgaagaggcaataatactagagaaaaatataagacgagatcaatgggtcattacatgaaagtgtgaagacgtcctgcgatttcgtcgcaagacgacaatgtcatggggctttatttttgcaagaatatttaggcctgtcatattgtcgcaacaatcctgaagaggcaataatacaaaagagaaagttaaggcaagatcaatgggtttttgcatgaaagtgcaaagacaacctgcgattttgtcgcaatgacaagaagtggcaaaataagacctttaactaggaaggcaaaataagacctttaactaggaaggcaaaataagaccacataagaaaatgattaaccaagtaagcttgcgagaatgattatatgtaatcaaacaagcttgcgaatatgcacatggaaatgaaactgaggcagtgaaaatgccgcagacttgatattatgatcatactgttatgagatactaatagtgcaggaaaaaggaaagatgaaacacaagtaagaacttgtgaggaacaataactacacgaagaggaatgcatacactaaagaaaaacccagagaaatggagaatggaggcaatttaaagctacatcaattttagcgtgcaaagataagaatgaggaaacaattcgcacattcaacattttctcaaggattgtaccttcatagataaagaacagaggcaactatggattaccaagaaaacattttatgttctttatctcctcggcaagaatcatttccaaagtggacgtacaacaacaagaatcctcaccaaaaatgaagtaataatttcgcacgaatagaggaAATATTTATTATTCAAGGAcaaatacttcttatttacttcgcaacgctccggaacttcacaaaagaatagaggcaagtacgtacttttcaagtccaatattctttcgctcgttcctccaacaactactactacaaagtgaatttttccttaaagatcgctcttcaagcaatattcaaggaaaaagaggcaagatgtaggatccaaatatcgcacaacggtaAGAGTTTGCAAAATTATAGATAAAGCATGCGAAGTTATAGAGAGAGCTTGCGAGAAGGTggcgaagcttgcgagaatgtagtttgggcgcgagataatatgagttgtactccactacatgtgagttgtcatccactatgtaaacacctatataaagggaaaatCAGAGAGAGAGAAGAGGTTTTTTTAgaattggtattattattatttccttcttcttcctctaccaacttagagctccaaatactcattaatggagtctccatgtaatcaagatgtaatcacaaacaatcatagtgaagatccctaaccccgtggatgtagatcaaattgatcgaaccacgtaaatcttgtgtcttattttctattttcattatctttatctttattttcatatcaaataagtttatatctagaaatcatagtcatgataatacaaggggtgcgttgtaggatttcctgcaattacataaacaaggcttgccctaaagaaaATTATCCTCTCCCAAACATGGATAAAATGATAGAAGCCATGACAGGCTATAAACGCCTATCATTCATGAATGGTATTCACGATATAACCAGATTTCAATGAACCCAGAGATGAAGAATACACGACGTTTATCACAGATAACAGACTGTACTGCTTCAAAGCCATGCCATTCGATTTGAAGAATGCAGGAAGTACTTATCAAATATTGATAAACAAGATGTTTAGAGATCTGATTGGAGAAACAATGGAATGCTCCGTAAACGACATGGTCGTTAAGAGCAAAATAAAAAACGGATCATCACCCCGACCTGCTGAAAACGTTCTATGTCCTGAGACAACACATAGTGAAGGTGAACCTTTTCAAGTGTGCCTTTGGTGTTCAGAGTGGAAACTTCATTGGCTACATGGTCACCAAAAACGACATTGAGGTCGATCCTGCAAAGGTCAGAGCCATATTGGATATGCCACCTCCAATTTGTAAGAAAGATATCTAGATGCTGACTGGAAAGCTAACAACTTTAAATAGGTTTATATCCAGATTGTCTGACAAATGCAAGCATTTTTTCAACCTACTGTGGAAAAAGAAAGGATTCAAATGGGATTATGAATATCAGACGGTCTTTGAGCAGATCAAAACCTACCTATCATTTGTGTCAATTCTTTCTTCCCCAGTACCAGGTGAGGAGATGTACCTCTATATATCTAACACCCCAACTACAATAAGCGCAATACTGGTCAGAGTTGAAGAGGATAAAGAAAGACCAATCTACTTCATCAGCAAAACCCTCACAGACCCGGAGACAAGGTATTCGCAGCTcgagaaagttttttttttatctactaTTCCTCAATTAAGTTGAAGCCATACTTCTCGAGATGAAAAATGAATGTCGTCACTGAGTATCCGGTTGAGAGTGTATTGACTTAAGAAAACAAGACATGAAGGCTCGCCAAATGGGGAATTCACCTGAATCAATTTGGGCTAAGCTATCTGTCCAAAATAACAATTAAGGGACAAGCAGTAG
This is a stretch of genomic DNA from Papaver somniferum cultivar HN1 chromosome 1, ASM357369v1, whole genome shotgun sequence. It encodes these proteins:
- the LOC113342696 gene encoding uncharacterized protein LOC113342696 translates to MAHFFPSSFEDDAVAWFKCFPSNSVHSFNDIKTLFIHSYSCNIKQADVLENVFRIAQQLNESFTDFLRRFKAAATPVDKSQEKFICPFSRIALQKGKIIDSFSGKVLESLEEVYHKAEKWVMRKQDQELSPEAAKHKVYLAVQHSGDKRTYSPRSPDQSFKEKIYRAESAAQWLEERKHFAKLNALPEVILKHMNNKPHFSSPTKMRNEGNNKSLCAYHETTVHHTNDCKNMLRFIHDMVKKGHLTEFVVQKQVTQNNKSLPRQVKGMVNMIYFVPRSGPDAHIDLTDIKRKLCEFNVTCMHASCEGLLLPSDDIRFTAKDLAGVTFPHSDALVVELVIGGWDCRKILIDQGSTCDIIFLQEAEKMELTKEGSLRANDSAIMGFNDSRTYPMGEITLTVEAGPIKINVAFVVLNTKSLYN